From Rhodoferax sp. AJA081-3, the proteins below share one genomic window:
- a CDS encoding OmpA family protein yields MEDTVDAGMEQTAPVWAVFGDLMSGLLGAFVLLLVGVLIVHLQLVTHLEDEVKKRQVEEQRRMTLEKALAVPLSSGRITLTNGRIGISGRVLFAMNSDQLQPEGRELLSSLVGPLKSYLAARDELLMVSGFTDNKSIRGGGKSQFEDNWELSAQRALTVTRALIEDGMPSSMVFAAAFGSEQPITPNVDDKSRAQNRRVEMAPVPKAINNKVASP; encoded by the coding sequence ATGGAAGACACTGTTGACGCAGGCATGGAGCAGACGGCGCCGGTCTGGGCCGTTTTTGGCGACCTGATGTCCGGCCTGCTGGGTGCTTTTGTGCTGCTGCTGGTGGGGGTGCTGATCGTCCACTTGCAGTTGGTGACGCACCTGGAAGACGAAGTGAAGAAACGCCAGGTGGAAGAGCAGCGCCGCATGACGCTGGAGAAAGCTTTGGCAGTGCCCTTGTCCAGTGGCCGCATCACACTGACCAATGGGCGCATTGGCATCAGCGGCCGTGTGTTGTTTGCGATGAACTCCGACCAGCTGCAACCCGAAGGCCGGGAGCTGCTCAGCAGCCTTGTGGGGCCACTGAAGTCTTACCTGGCCGCCCGCGACGAGCTGCTGATGGTCAGTGGCTTTACCGACAACAAATCCATACGCGGTGGTGGCAAGAGCCAGTTCGAGGACAACTGGGAGCTGTCGGCCCAGCGGGCACTCACCGTCACCCGCGCGCTGATCGAGGACGGCATGCCCTCCAGCATGGTGTTTGCGGCGGCCTTTGGTTCGGAGCAGCCCATAACTCCCAACGTGGATGACAAATCGCGCGCGCAGAACCGGCGGGTCGAAATGGCGCCCGTGCCCAAGGCCATCAACAACAAGGTGGCCAGCCCGTGA
- a CDS encoding DUF2894 domain-containing protein — MTESAQSAAPEAPGALVQALRLEGAHQFDPVRFHYIEVLAARADAYEGPVRRVLDAKLQTAVAALRVSCAQAQNSTAEPAPATPRASLGDLVRHMAAHALDKPDARAVAHTTPRTELKSVQYFRNTWSKLSVEKQVTQALEQAPKNAGPINSHVVALRSLALMRDTAPDYLNRFTSYLDTLLSLEQGEKAPPPAVKPLRAAKPKPKATAKAKG; from the coding sequence GTGACGGAGTCGGCGCAGTCCGCGGCACCCGAGGCGCCAGGCGCGCTGGTGCAGGCATTGCGCCTGGAGGGCGCGCACCAGTTTGACCCGGTGCGCTTCCATTACATCGAGGTGCTGGCGGCGCGCGCAGACGCCTACGAAGGGCCAGTGCGGCGTGTGCTGGACGCCAAGTTGCAGACGGCGGTTGCAGCATTGCGCGTGTCCTGCGCGCAGGCGCAAAACAGCACCGCAGAACCAGCGCCCGCCACGCCCCGCGCAAGCCTGGGCGACCTGGTGCGCCATATGGCCGCACACGCCCTGGACAAGCCGGATGCCCGCGCCGTGGCACACACCACACCCCGCACCGAACTCAAGTCCGTCCAGTACTTTCGCAACACCTGGTCCAAACTCAGTGTCGAGAAGCAGGTCACGCAGGCCCTGGAACAGGCACCCAAGAATGCAGGCCCCATCAATTCCCACGTGGTGGCCCTGCGTTCGCTGGCGCTGATGCGTGACACCGCGCCGGACTACCTGAACCGGTTCACGTCTTACCTCGACACCCTACTCAGCCTGGAGCAGGGTGAGAAAGCGCCACCGCCCGCCGTCAAACCACTGCGCGCGGCCAAACCCAAGCCCAAGGCTACAGCCAAAGCCAAAGGCTAG